In Pseudoalteromonas sp. NC201, a single window of DNA contains:
- the mlaE gene encoding lipid asymmetry maintenance ABC transporter permease subunit MlaE: MVDFLQKLGHKTLSRFAALGRATTMLFGALCSLPNFRKGTPLLIKQLYMVGHQSLLIIMVSGLFIGMVLALQGYTVLVGYGAEDSLGPLVALSLLRELGPVVTALLFAGRAGSALTAEIGLMKATEQLSSLEMMAIDPLKRVVAPRFWAGFISMPLLALIFSAIAILGAHLVGVDWLGVDSGSFWSIMQSQVSFQQDILNGLIKSFVFALLVTWIALYKGYDCIPTSEGISKATTETVVHSSLAVLGFDFVLTAVMFSS; encoded by the coding sequence ATGGTCGACTTTTTACAAAAACTAGGCCACAAAACCCTCAGCCGTTTTGCCGCACTTGGCCGTGCCACAACAATGCTTTTTGGGGCGCTATGTAGCTTACCTAATTTCCGAAAAGGCACGCCGCTGTTGATAAAGCAACTTTACATGGTTGGTCATCAATCATTGTTGATTATCATGGTGTCTGGTTTATTTATCGGCATGGTATTGGCATTACAAGGCTATACCGTGTTAGTTGGGTATGGCGCTGAAGATAGCCTTGGACCTTTGGTTGCTTTGAGTTTACTTAGAGAGCTGGGCCCTGTGGTAACCGCACTCTTATTTGCAGGACGTGCAGGCAGTGCGTTAACTGCAGAAATCGGTTTGATGAAGGCAACGGAGCAATTATCTAGTTTAGAAATGATGGCGATAGACCCGCTTAAGCGCGTGGTTGCCCCTCGTTTTTGGGCCGGTTTTATTAGTATGCCGTTACTCGCACTGATATTCTCTGCGATCGCTATTTTAGGCGCACACTTGGTCGGTGTTGATTGGTTAGGCGTAGATTCAGGTAGCTTCTGGTCAATTATGCAATCGCAAGTGTCGTTTCAACAAGACATCTTAAATGGTCTTATTAAGAGTTTCGTATTTGCACTATTAGTAACTTGGATCGCGCTATACAAAGGCTATGACTGTATTCCTACTTCAGAAGGAATAAGTAAAGCGACGACAGAGACGGTAGTACATTCTTCACTGGCTGTACTTGGCTTTGACTTTGTATTAACAGCGGTTATGTTCTCAAGTTAA
- the mlaD gene encoding outer membrane lipid asymmetry maintenance protein MlaD, with translation MNTRKIEILVGLFVALGIAAFVMLALKVANSGLSGNGETYTLHAKFENIGSLKTRAPIKVGGVVIGRVDGIHIHPQEFVPVVSMSLDKNYECQFSDTSSVSILTSGILGEQYLGISPVIAAESAKQKCLGQEVTSEDSVDLESLFGVETKALKDGDMITDTKSALVLEELIGQFLFNQGSE, from the coding sequence ATGAATACACGGAAAATAGAAATTTTAGTTGGCTTGTTCGTGGCATTGGGCATTGCTGCATTTGTTATGTTGGCGCTAAAGGTGGCTAACTCAGGCTTAAGCGGCAACGGTGAAACTTACACTTTGCATGCTAAGTTCGAAAATATAGGTTCGTTGAAAACTCGTGCCCCAATTAAGGTGGGTGGGGTTGTGATTGGCCGTGTTGATGGAATTCACATCCATCCACAAGAGTTCGTGCCAGTAGTTTCAATGAGTTTAGATAAAAACTACGAGTGTCAGTTTTCCGATACGTCGTCGGTTTCGATTTTGACGTCGGGCATTTTAGGTGAGCAGTATTTAGGTATTTCTCCGGTTATTGCTGCTGAATCTGCGAAGCAAAAATGTCTTGGTCAGGAAGTAACGAGTGAAGATAGCGTTGATCTTGAGTCTCTTTTTGGTGTGGAAACAAAAGCGCTAAAAGACGGTGACATGATCACAGATACAAAATCGGCACTGGTATTAGAAGAGCTAATTGGTCAGTTCCTATTTAATCAAGGGAGCGAGTAA
- a CDS encoding MlaC/ttg2D family ABC transporter substrate-binding protein — translation MLKNIYAKCLTLFVALMATALVQAKEVDSSDPYKMVEQVAAQTFQRVTKEQNIIEKDKEHLRVIVEEELLPYIDYKYAAYRVLGSYIQKVRNIESKEEKAAAVEHIREFIEVFKNYLVATYAGVFTQYKDQKVEFGEHRPFENEAVVVVKTKIVEPGKPDIKIDFKVRRGQDGDWRAFDMMAEGISLLDAKQSELHGILRQQGIEHVIQLLDKKSKLPVQFRGDDGDA, via the coding sequence ATGTTAAAAAACATCTATGCAAAATGTCTGACTTTGTTTGTAGCATTGATGGCTACCGCATTGGTTCAGGCGAAAGAAGTGGATTCAAGCGATCCTTATAAAATGGTAGAGCAAGTTGCGGCGCAAACTTTTCAGCGTGTTACGAAAGAGCAAAATATCATTGAAAAAGACAAAGAACACTTACGCGTTATCGTAGAAGAAGAGCTCTTGCCTTACATTGATTACAAATATGCTGCGTATCGTGTATTAGGTTCTTATATTCAAAAGGTTCGCAACATTGAAAGTAAAGAGGAGAAAGCCGCTGCTGTCGAGCATATTAGAGAGTTTATTGAGGTATTCAAAAATTACTTGGTAGCGACTTATGCTGGTGTATTTACTCAATATAAAGACCAAAAGGTAGAATTTGGTGAGCATCGCCCATTTGAGAATGAGGCTGTGGTGGTTGTTAAGACCAAAATTGTAGAACCAGGTAAGCCTGATATCAAAATTGATTTTAAAGTTAGACGCGGGCAAGACGGTGACTGGCGTGCTTTTGACATGATGGCGGAAGGCATTAGTTTACTAGATGCCAAACAATCGGAGCTACATGGTATTTTGCGTCAGCAAGGTATTGAGCATGTGATCCAACTGTTAGATAAGAAGAGCAAGCTTCCGGTGCAATTTAGAGGGGATGATGGTGACGCCTAA
- a CDS encoding STAS domain-containing protein, with protein MVTPNISFTESKGEIVLTGELTRASLPSALKQSTIVQVLKNAQSTVYFNLSEVTRVDTAGLAWLIHSLGQLKQRDIRLELKNTPEQLQNLMELGQVTTLFE; from the coding sequence ATGGTGACGCCTAATATTTCATTCACCGAAAGTAAAGGTGAAATCGTGTTAACTGGTGAGCTTACGAGAGCGAGTTTACCAAGCGCACTGAAACAGTCGACCATCGTTCAAGTGTTGAAAAATGCACAATCAACCGTCTATTTTAACCTTTCTGAGGTGACAAGGGTTGACACCGCGGGCTTAGCTTGGTTAATTCACTCTTTAGGTCAATTGAAACAGCGCGACATTCGTCTCGAGCTGAAAAATACGCCTGAGCAACTGCAAAATTTAATGGAGTTGGGACAGGTGACAACCCTATTTGAGTGA
- a CDS encoding BolA family protein, with protein sequence METNQVETLLRDTLSLDEIIVKANGSHYEVIAVGTCFDGLRRLKREQLIYGPLMDTIKDGTMHAVSIRAFTPDEWQKERKFILPQ encoded by the coding sequence ATGGAAACAAATCAAGTCGAAACTTTATTGAGAGATACACTATCGCTTGACGAGATCATCGTCAAAGCTAATGGTAGTCACTACGAAGTCATTGCTGTTGGAACGTGTTTTGACGGATTAAGAAGGCTGAAAAGAGAACAGCTGATCTACGGCCCACTGATGGATACTATTAAAGACGGCACTATGCATGCTGTTAGTATTCGTGCATTCACACCTGATGAATGGCAAAAAGAGCGCAAATTTATTCTTCCACAATAA
- the murA gene encoding UDP-N-acetylglucosamine 1-carboxyvinyltransferase: MDQFVIQGGTTLAGEVTISGAKNAALPILFAALLGDGKSRFSNVPHLRDIGTTEALLKTLGAEVEWDGDILEINGATVNSVLAPYELVKQMRASVLALGPLVARFGQAQVSLPGGCAIGARPVDLHISGLEKMGAKIKVENGYIHAVTEGRLRGAEIFMETVSVGATENLLMAATLADGKTVIDNAAREPEIINLAECLVAMGAKINGAGSSRIEIEGVERLNGCEHKILPDRIETGTFLVAAAMAKGEVLCKNTDYHSLEPVLEKLRAANAIVEVSEDSIYVDMRQRALKAVNIKTMPHPGFPTDMQAQFTALNVVAEGSATITETIFENRFMHVPELQRMGANIRLEGNTAICGETESLSGAQVMATDLRASASLILTGIVATGETIVDRIYHVDRGYQKIEDKLSRLGANIKRRKT, encoded by the coding sequence ATGGATCAGTTTGTTATCCAAGGTGGCACCACTTTAGCCGGTGAAGTCACTATTTCAGGGGCTAAAAACGCAGCCCTACCTATTTTATTCGCCGCTCTGCTTGGCGATGGTAAAAGCCGTTTTTCTAATGTACCGCACTTACGCGATATAGGTACCACTGAAGCCTTATTAAAAACACTGGGCGCTGAAGTTGAGTGGGACGGCGATATCTTAGAAATCAACGGAGCAACGGTAAATAGCGTGCTTGCACCTTATGAACTCGTTAAGCAAATGCGTGCGTCGGTACTGGCGTTAGGCCCATTAGTTGCCAGATTTGGTCAGGCGCAAGTTTCCCTACCGGGAGGTTGTGCTATTGGTGCTCGTCCAGTCGATCTGCATATTTCAGGCCTTGAGAAAATGGGCGCTAAGATCAAAGTTGAGAATGGTTATATCCATGCGGTAACCGAGGGTCGTCTTCGTGGCGCTGAGATCTTTATGGAAACCGTCAGCGTTGGTGCTACTGAAAACTTATTGATGGCTGCAACCCTCGCCGATGGTAAAACTGTGATAGATAATGCTGCGCGAGAGCCAGAGATTATTAACTTAGCTGAATGCTTAGTTGCCATGGGTGCCAAGATCAATGGTGCAGGCTCTAGCCGAATTGAGATAGAAGGCGTTGAGCGTCTTAATGGTTGTGAGCATAAAATCCTTCCTGATCGCATCGAAACAGGGACCTTTTTGGTTGCTGCGGCAATGGCAAAAGGCGAAGTACTATGTAAAAACACGGATTATCATAGTCTTGAACCTGTGCTTGAAAAGCTACGTGCCGCCAATGCTATCGTTGAGGTAAGTGAAGACAGTATTTATGTGGATATGCGTCAACGCGCTTTGAAAGCCGTTAATATTAAAACCATGCCACATCCTGGCTTTCCAACAGACATGCAAGCTCAGTTTACTGCATTAAATGTGGTGGCTGAAGGTAGCGCGACAATCACAGAAACTATCTTTGAAAACCGCTTTATGCATGTGCCAGAGTTACAGCGTATGGGCGCGAATATTCGTTTAGAAGGCAACACTGCAATCTGTGGTGAGACAGAGTCGTTATCTGGTGCACAGGTAATGGCAACCGATTTACGCGCTTCAGCGAGTCTTATCCTAACGGGTATTGTTGCAACAGGCGAAACCATCGTAGATCGCATCTATCACGTTGATAGGGGTTATCAGAAGATAGAAGATAAGCTAAGCCGTTTAGGTGCAAATATAAAACGCCGTAAAACCTGA
- a CDS encoding trypsin-like peptidase domain-containing protein, protein MFKLIKFIFPPLLAGLGIAFIIIWFNPELRDNLPKLEAPHIQAHHMSFADAVEKTAPAVVTIFSEGFSNQPRYQRQNTVRELGSGVIMSRDGYILTNYHVVNNADQIIVLLPDGRQYSDTQLIGYDTITDLALLKIPAENLPVIPIDHDYSPRVGDVVLAIGNPLNIGQTITQGIISATGKQTLTESQFNNLLQMDAAINVGNSGGAVVNSNGALVGITSAQFRTRLNIDIQGISFAIPYDLALDVMHKLIMDGRVIRGYLGFRGTPVDNTGKSVTDLYTPIVGLAVSELDPLGPAWQAGMKEHDIVVKVGGEPVTNPQRTLKTIGNTAPGTKLEFEVLRGGQRLTITVEVAELETGLY, encoded by the coding sequence GTGTTCAAATTAATTAAATTCATTTTTCCACCGCTGCTTGCCGGACTTGGGATCGCTTTTATCATCATTTGGTTTAATCCTGAGCTGAGGGATAACTTGCCAAAACTTGAGGCCCCACATATTCAGGCCCATCATATGAGTTTTGCTGATGCTGTAGAAAAAACGGCTCCAGCGGTCGTAACGATTTTTTCCGAGGGCTTTAGTAATCAGCCAAGATACCAGCGCCAAAATACGGTTAGAGAGCTTGGCTCTGGTGTTATTATGAGCCGAGATGGTTACATACTGACAAACTATCATGTGGTGAACAATGCCGACCAAATCATTGTACTTCTTCCTGATGGCCGCCAATATAGCGATACGCAACTGATAGGCTATGACACCATCACCGATTTAGCTTTATTAAAAATTCCAGCCGAGAATTTGCCTGTCATTCCTATCGATCACGACTACTCACCACGTGTTGGGGATGTGGTGCTCGCAATTGGTAATCCGTTGAACATTGGACAAACCATTACGCAAGGCATTATCAGTGCAACAGGCAAACAGACACTCACGGAAAGCCAATTCAATAATTTGCTGCAAATGGATGCCGCGATTAATGTTGGTAACTCAGGTGGTGCCGTTGTCAATTCTAATGGCGCACTAGTTGGCATTACCTCTGCACAATTTCGCACACGTTTGAATATTGATATCCAAGGTATCTCTTTTGCGATCCCTTATGATCTTGCACTGGACGTGATGCATAAACTTATTATGGATGGCAGAGTGATCCGGGGCTATCTCGGCTTTAGAGGCACGCCAGTTGATAATACAGGTAAAAGTGTAACGGATCTCTACACACCAATTGTCGGCCTTGCTGTGAGCGAATTAGACCCGCTAGGTCCCGCATGGCAAGCTGGCATGAAAGAGCATGATATTGTAGTTAAAGTAGGTGGAGAACCTGTGACTAATCCGCAAAGGACACTGAAGACGATAGGCAATACCGCGCCCGGTACTAAACTCGAGTTTGAAGTACTCAGGGGCGGTCAGCGCCTCACTATTACGGTGGAAGTCGCTGAACTCGAAACAGGGTTATATTAG
- a CDS encoding DegQ family serine endoprotease → MKFKLSLLSAALLSSSLLLLPQQSMAKLPVAVDGQQLPTLAPMLEKVAPGVVSIQVKGAKEVRRRVDPFDFFFGQPQPRSQKRPFSGLGSGVIIDADKGYVVTNNHVIDDADEMLVTLKDGREFEAKLIGSDAESDIALLQIDGEDLTEIKLANSDKLRVGDFSVAIGNPFGLSHTVTSGIISALGRSGLNIEGYEDFIQTDAAINQGNSGGALVNLNGELIGINTAILGASGGNVGIGFAIPSNMMKNLVDQIVEYGEVRRGSLGILGRTLDAGLAKAQGFDVKRGAYVMRVVEDSAADKAGLKANDVIVSLNGDDIESFNELHGKVATMGEGREVRLGVYRDGKTKFIDVELGGKQEEQANAEDVHPNLRGAVLESGERNGNEGVVITSVEPRSPAARVGLEEGDVIMQVNRQRVTSVKEMSKLINGIKGNIVLGIKRDRETVFYLIQ, encoded by the coding sequence ATGAAATTTAAACTATCTTTGTTATCGGCCGCTTTACTTTCTTCTAGCTTATTGCTGTTACCGCAGCAAAGCATGGCCAAACTTCCTGTTGCCGTAGACGGCCAACAACTACCAACGCTAGCACCTATGCTAGAAAAGGTCGCCCCGGGCGTTGTTAGTATCCAAGTAAAAGGCGCTAAAGAAGTGCGTCGCCGTGTCGACCCTTTCGACTTTTTCTTTGGACAACCGCAGCCTCGTAGCCAAAAGCGCCCTTTTAGTGGCCTCGGCTCAGGTGTCATCATCGATGCAGATAAAGGCTATGTCGTTACAAATAATCACGTTATTGATGATGCAGACGAAATGCTGGTCACTTTAAAGGATGGCAGAGAGTTTGAGGCCAAATTAATCGGTAGCGACGCCGAATCCGATATCGCATTGCTACAAATCGACGGCGAAGACCTAACAGAAATCAAACTCGCTAATTCAGACAAGTTGAGAGTGGGTGATTTTTCCGTTGCTATTGGTAACCCATTTGGATTAAGTCATACAGTCACCTCAGGAATAATCAGTGCACTAGGCCGTAGCGGCTTAAATATCGAAGGCTATGAAGACTTTATCCAAACAGATGCGGCAATCAACCAAGGTAACTCAGGTGGTGCGCTAGTTAACTTAAACGGCGAACTCATTGGTATCAACACTGCTATTTTAGGCGCGTCTGGCGGTAATGTCGGGATCGGCTTTGCTATTCCATCAAACATGATGAAAAACCTAGTGGATCAAATTGTTGAGTACGGAGAAGTTCGTCGCGGTTCATTGGGTATTTTGGGTCGTACTTTAGATGCTGGTCTTGCTAAAGCACAAGGCTTTGATGTCAAGCGCGGTGCTTATGTCATGCGCGTGGTGGAAGATTCAGCAGCGGACAAAGCGGGTCTGAAAGCCAATGATGTCATTGTCAGCCTCAACGGCGACGACATTGAAAGCTTTAATGAACTCCACGGTAAAGTGGCTACGATGGGTGAAGGTCGTGAGGTACGACTTGGTGTCTACCGTGATGGCAAAACCAAGTTTATCGACGTAGAGCTTGGTGGTAAGCAAGAAGAACAGGCGAATGCAGAGGATGTACATCCAAACCTACGAGGCGCGGTACTAGAGAGTGGCGAGCGCAATGGCAATGAAGGTGTCGTCATTACCTCAGTAGAGCCTCGCTCACCAGCTGCACGTGTTGGCCTTGAAGAAGGCGATGTGATCATGCAAGTGAATCGCCAACGTGTCACTAGCGTTAAAGAGATGTCTAAACTAATTAATGGTATTAAAGGCAATATCGTACTAGGGATTAAACGCGATCGCGAGACGGTTTTCTACCTCATTCAGTAA
- a CDS encoding YhcB family protein encodes MTTVTWLGLLIIVAIAAFFLGGFVTKKQFKHDELEVQAQQAKHDLEQYRQDVSDHLASTKKLVNKMQDSYQQLLTHVEETNQLLTQDRPSHPADPFFSKETTEQLQASLQARPERRRKQDPSFEAPPSDYAEGETGLFSGQKKESEQIKAS; translated from the coding sequence ATGACTACCGTTACTTGGCTTGGATTACTGATCATTGTTGCCATTGCTGCATTCTTTTTAGGTGGCTTTGTAACGAAAAAGCAGTTCAAACACGACGAACTGGAAGTGCAAGCACAACAAGCTAAACATGACCTTGAGCAATATCGTCAAGACGTATCAGATCACCTAGCTAGCACCAAAAAACTAGTAAATAAAATGCAGGATAGCTATCAACAGCTGCTTACCCATGTGGAAGAAACCAACCAACTACTGACACAGGATCGCCCATCTCATCCTGCGGATCCTTTTTTCTCGAAAGAAACCACAGAACAACTACAAGCTTCTCTTCAAGCACGCCCAGAGAGAAGACGTAAACAAGACCCAAGTTTTGAGGCACCACCTAGTGACTATGCCGAAGGTGAAACTGGGCTATTTTCTGGTCAAAAAAAAGAAAGTGAGCAAATTAAAGCCTCTTGA
- the zapE gene encoding cell division protein ZapE, which translates to MTPWEKYQQDLQRDDFQYDSAQENAVKHLQRLYDDLINQPPVKQNFFSRLFGKAEPPKVKGLYFWGGVGRGKTYLVDTFFDALPTERKMRVHFHRFMHRVHAELKKLNEVKNPLESIADTFKSETDIICFDEFFVQDITDAMLLGGLMQALFARGIVLVATSNIVPDDLYKNGLQRARFLPAIELVKANTEVVNVDSGIDYRLRTLEQAEIFHSPLDKQADENLFDYFNKLSPEPGKAEQAIEIEGRMIQTRIVSDCIVMFDFPALCETARSQVDYMEISRLYNTVILSNVKQMGQQNDDAARRFIALVDEFYERNVTLIISAAAPITELYTEGTLNFEFKRCISRLQEMQSHEYLAKEHLA; encoded by the coding sequence ATGACGCCTTGGGAAAAATATCAGCAAGATCTACAACGTGATGATTTTCAATATGACAGCGCGCAAGAAAATGCCGTAAAGCATTTACAGCGATTGTATGACGACCTTATCAATCAGCCCCCGGTCAAACAAAACTTCTTCTCGCGCTTGTTTGGTAAAGCTGAGCCGCCAAAAGTGAAAGGGTTGTACTTTTGGGGTGGAGTGGGGCGCGGTAAAACTTATCTGGTTGATACCTTTTTCGATGCGTTGCCGACGGAGCGCAAAATGCGGGTGCATTTTCACCGCTTTATGCATCGTGTTCACGCAGAGCTAAAAAAGCTTAATGAAGTGAAAAATCCTCTGGAAAGCATCGCTGATACGTTCAAATCTGAAACTGACATTATCTGCTTCGATGAATTTTTCGTTCAAGATATCACTGATGCCATGTTACTGGGTGGATTAATGCAGGCGCTGTTTGCGCGCGGTATCGTGTTAGTGGCCACATCGAATATTGTGCCAGACGATTTGTATAAAAATGGCTTACAGCGTGCGCGATTCTTACCCGCCATTGAATTGGTAAAAGCCAATACTGAGGTCGTTAATGTGGACTCGGGTATTGACTATCGCTTACGCACGTTGGAACAAGCGGAAATTTTTCACAGCCCACTTGATAAACAAGCGGATGAAAACTTATTCGACTACTTTAACAAACTCTCTCCGGAGCCGGGTAAAGCCGAACAGGCGATTGAGATTGAAGGTCGGATGATCCAAACCCGAATAGTGTCTGATTGTATTGTTATGTTTGATTTCCCAGCGCTATGTGAAACCGCTCGCTCGCAAGTGGATTACATGGAGATCAGTCGCTTATATAACACAGTGATTCTATCTAATGTGAAGCAAATGGGTCAGCAAAACGATGATGCGGCAAGGCGTTTTATTGCGCTTGTCGATGAGTTTTATGAGCGTAATGTAACGCTTATCATCTCGGCTGCAGCGCCGATTACTGAACTTTATACCGAAGGTACATTGAATTTTGAGTTCAAACGCTGCATTAGCCGCTTGCAAGAAATGCAATCCCATGAATATTTAGCAAAAGAGCATTTAGCCTAA
- the rplM gene encoding 50S ribosomal protein L13 — protein MKTFVAKPETVKRDWYVVDAEGKTLGRIATEIARRLRGKHKAEYTPHVDTGDYIIVINAEKVTVTGNKTQDKMYYAHSGYPGGLKSINFEKLQAKKPEMIIEKAVKGMLPRGPLGREMFRKLKVYAGNEHNHAAQQPQVLDI, from the coding sequence ATGAAAACGTTTGTTGCTAAACCAGAAACTGTAAAACGTGACTGGTACGTAGTTGACGCTGAAGGTAAAACTTTAGGTCGCATCGCTACTGAAATCGCTCGTCGCCTTCGCGGTAAGCACAAAGCTGAGTATACTCCACACGTTGACACTGGTGACTACATCATCGTAATCAACGCTGAGAAAGTTACTGTAACTGGTAACAAAACTCAGGACAAAATGTACTATGCTCACTCTGGTTACCCAGGTGGCCTTAAGTCTATCAACTTTGAGAAACTTCAAGCTAAAAAGCCTGAAATGATCATCGAGAAAGCGGTTAAAGGCATGTTACCTCGCGGTCCTCTAGGTCGTGAAATGTTCCGTAAACTTAAAGTTTACGCTGGTAACGAGCACAACCACGCTGCGCAGCAGCCTCAGGTTCTAGACATTTAA
- the rpsI gene encoding 30S ribosomal protein S9 yields MMANQYYGTGRRKSSSARVFLRPGTGNIVINKRSLEEFFGRETSRMVVRQPLELVEMTEKFDLYITVAGGGTTGQAGAIRHGITRALMEFDESLRPALRKAGFVTRDARKVERKKVGLKKARKKTQFSKR; encoded by the coding sequence ATCATGGCAAATCAATACTACGGTACAGGTCGTCGTAAAAGTTCAAGTGCTCGCGTATTCCTACGCCCAGGCACTGGCAACATCGTAATCAATAAGCGCTCTTTAGAAGAGTTCTTCGGTCGTGAAACTTCTCGCATGGTTGTTCGTCAGCCTTTAGAGCTAGTTGAAATGACAGAAAAGTTTGACCTATACATCACTGTTGCAGGTGGTGGTACAACTGGTCAAGCGGGTGCTATCCGTCACGGTATCACACGTGCACTAATGGAGTTTGACGAGTCTCTACGTCCAGCTCTACGTAAAGCTGGCTTTGTTACTCGCGATGCTCGTAAAGTTGAGCGTAAGAAAGTTGGTCTTAAGAAAGCACGTAAGAAGACACAGTTCTCTAAGCGTTAA
- the petA gene encoding ubiquinol-cytochrome c reductase iron-sulfur subunit — protein MSNAPVDNSRRRFLTIATSVVGGVGAVGAAVPFIASWNPSERAKSAGAPVEVDISKLESGQLIRVEWRGKPVWIVNRTPKMLEQMKQHEDQLRDPNSEEPQQLASAQNGFRSKRPELFVAVGICTHLGCSPSFLNGSFGEKVEGTDSGFFCPCHGSKFDMAGRVFQNVPAPLNLEIPPYTFIDDTTILVGEEEGVA, from the coding sequence ATGAGCAATGCGCCTGTAGACAACAGCCGACGTCGCTTTTTAACTATCGCTACCTCTGTTGTAGGTGGCGTTGGTGCGGTTGGAGCTGCTGTTCCTTTTATTGCGTCCTGGAATCCAAGTGAGCGAGCTAAATCTGCAGGTGCGCCTGTAGAAGTAGATATCAGCAAACTTGAGTCTGGACAACTTATTCGTGTTGAGTGGCGAGGCAAACCAGTTTGGATTGTTAATCGTACACCAAAAATGCTAGAACAAATGAAGCAACACGAAGACCAACTTCGTGATCCTAACTCTGAAGAGCCACAGCAGTTGGCATCTGCGCAGAACGGTTTCCGTTCTAAGCGACCTGAGCTTTTCGTCGCGGTTGGGATTTGTACTCACTTAGGATGTTCACCATCTTTCCTTAACGGAAGCTTTGGTGAAAAAGTAGAAGGCACTGATAGTGGTTTCTTCTGTCCTTGTCACGGTTCGAAGTTTGATATGGCGGGGCGCGTATTCCAAAACGTACCTGCACCACTAAACTTAGAGATCCCTCCGTATACCTTTATTGACGACACTACCATTTTGGTAGGTGAAGAAGAAGGGGTTGCATAA